In a genomic window of Glycine max cultivar Williams 82 chromosome 13, Glycine_max_v4.0, whole genome shotgun sequence:
- the LOC100305743 gene encoding rho domain-containing protein isoform X1 has translation MSQTTLHAFVAKNLEGKCLPCSGVSGRTAAVYSYSSLGHRRIHSHVQVRGLKCGFRGASFVCEAKRNPDFSRQNKHGSSRSRNRNSDGRDSFESFDDDMFSLKNGPPVSLSTSGKFQATSAPGPREKEIVELFRKVQARLRERAASKEEKKVEASRAQSKENSTVDSLLKLLKKHSVEQVKRSSGGRGKDFSSDQLQESNQYNGGRNSKISDLDSSPKDEPQEDIVFSSSVARPRSNFQRRSPVPRLKYQHVSNDENEMTVVPVGSEDTENNQDQIDLKLDDEAESDFESDVDSKDEFFFPNIGMAELSEDDDSEQTYNDESVEEQPAAQHKDLSALKLSELRALAKTRGLKGFSKMKKSDLVELLTES, from the exons ATGTCGCAAACAACGCTGCACGCTTTCGTCGCCAAAAACCTTG AAGGCAAGTGTCTCCCATGTTCAGGTGTTTCTGGAAGAACTGCTGCTGTATATTCCTACTCTTCTCTAGGTCATCGCAGAATTCATTCCCATGTCCAAGTTAGAGGACTAAAGTGTGGCTTTAGGGGTGCATCTTTTGTATGTGAAGCAAAGAGGAACCCAGATTTCTCAAGGCAAAACAAGCATGGGTCCTCCAGAAGCAGAAATCGGAATAGTGATGGGAGAGACAGCTTTGAGAGCTTTGACGACGatatgttttctttaaaaaatggaCCACCTGTGTCTCTTTCAACCTCAGGAAAATTCCAGGCCACTTCAGCCCCTGGTCCTAGGGAGAAGGAGATTGTTGAGCTATTTAGGAAGGTCCAGGCTCGGTTGCGTGAGAGGGCTGCCtccaaagaagaaaagaaagttgaAGCCTCCCGAGCACAAAGCAAAGAGAACAGTACTGTGGATTCCCTTCTCAAACTACTGAAGAAACATTCAGTTGAGCAAGTGAAGAGAAGTAGTGGAGGCAGAGGAAAAGATTTTAGTTCAGACCAGTTGCAAGAAAGTAACCAATACAATGGAGGACGGAACTCTAAAATTTCTGATTTAGATAGTTCTCCAAAGGATGAGCCCCAAGAGGACATTGTCTTCTCTTCCTCGGTAGCCAGGCCTCGGTCAAATTTCCAAAGAAGGTCTCCCGTTCCTCGTTTAAAATACCAGCATGTCTCTAACGATGAGAATGAAATGACTGTAGTGCCAGTAGGTAGTGAGGATACAGAGAACAATCAGGATCAGATAGATTTGAAGCTTGATGACGAAGCTGAATCTGACTTTGAATCGGATGTTGATTCAAAGGATGAGTTTTTCTTCCCAAACATAGGGATGGCTGAATTGTCTGAGGATGATGATTCTGAGCAAACCTATAATGATGAGAGTGTGGAGGAGCAGCCGGCAGCTCAACACAAGGATTTGAGTGCACTGAAGCTGTCTGAATTGAGGGCACTTGCAAAGACTCGTGGCCTGAAAGGATTCTCAAAAATGAAGAAGAGTGACCTCGTGGAGTTGCTAACTGAGAGCTGA
- the LOC100305743 gene encoding rho domain-containing protein, with amino-acid sequence MSQTTLHAFVAKNLGCGMAEGKCLPCSGVSGRTAAVYSYSSLGHRRIHSHVQVRGLKCGFRGASFVCEAKRNPDFSRQNKHGSSRSRNRNSDGRDSFESFDDDMFSLKNGPPVSLSTSGKFQATSAPGPREKEIVELFRKVQARLRERAASKEEKKVEASRAQSKENSTVDSLLKLLKKHSVEQVKRSSGGRGKDFSSDQLQESNQYNGGRNSKISDLDSSPKDEPQEDIVFSSSVARPRSNFQRRSPVPRLKYQHVSNDENEMTVVPVGSEDTENNQDQIDLKLDDEAESDFESDVDSKDEFFFPNIGMAELSEDDDSEQTYNDESVEEQPAAQHKDLSALKLSELRALAKTRGLKGFSKMKKSDLVELLTES; translated from the exons ATGTCGCAAACAACGCTGCACGCTTTCGTCGCCAAAAACCTTG GATGTGGAATGGCAGAAGGCAAGTGTCTCCCATGTTCAGGTGTTTCTGGAAGAACTGCTGCTGTATATTCCTACTCTTCTCTAGGTCATCGCAGAATTCATTCCCATGTCCAAGTTAGAGGACTAAAGTGTGGCTTTAGGGGTGCATCTTTTGTATGTGAAGCAAAGAGGAACCCAGATTTCTCAAGGCAAAACAAGCATGGGTCCTCCAGAAGCAGAAATCGGAATAGTGATGGGAGAGACAGCTTTGAGAGCTTTGACGACGatatgttttctttaaaaaatggaCCACCTGTGTCTCTTTCAACCTCAGGAAAATTCCAGGCCACTTCAGCCCCTGGTCCTAGGGAGAAGGAGATTGTTGAGCTATTTAGGAAGGTCCAGGCTCGGTTGCGTGAGAGGGCTGCCtccaaagaagaaaagaaagttgaAGCCTCCCGAGCACAAAGCAAAGAGAACAGTACTGTGGATTCCCTTCTCAAACTACTGAAGAAACATTCAGTTGAGCAAGTGAAGAGAAGTAGTGGAGGCAGAGGAAAAGATTTTAGTTCAGACCAGTTGCAAGAAAGTAACCAATACAATGGAGGACGGAACTCTAAAATTTCTGATTTAGATAGTTCTCCAAAGGATGAGCCCCAAGAGGACATTGTCTTCTCTTCCTCGGTAGCCAGGCCTCGGTCAAATTTCCAAAGAAGGTCTCCCGTTCCTCGTTTAAAATACCAGCATGTCTCTAACGATGAGAATGAAATGACTGTAGTGCCAGTAGGTAGTGAGGATACAGAGAACAATCAGGATCAGATAGATTTGAAGCTTGATGACGAAGCTGAATCTGACTTTGAATCGGATGTTGATTCAAAGGATGAGTTTTTCTTCCCAAACATAGGGATGGCTGAATTGTCTGAGGATGATGATTCTGAGCAAACCTATAATGATGAGAGTGTGGAGGAGCAGCCGGCAGCTCAACACAAGGATTTGAGTGCACTGAAGCTGTCTGAATTGAGGGCACTTGCAAAGACTCGTGGCCTGAAAGGATTCTCAAAAATGAAGAAGAGTGACCTCGTGGAGTTGCTAACTGAGAGCTGA
- the LOC102665798 gene encoding putative disease resistance protein RGA3: MVSLLSPQGRILRFPRREDFGFAGAQISSLWAGLGLLRSPVGSRQVEHIAAQYIDELHSRSFLEDFEDFGHIYYFKLHDLVHDLALYVAKEDLLVVNLRTCNIPEQARHLSVVENDSLNHALFPRSRSVRTILSCLEFKSLPQTF; this comes from the exons ATGGTTTCGCTACTTTCACCACAAGGTCGGATACTCCGTTTCCCTCGCCGTGAAG ATTTTGGCTTTgctggtgctcaaatttcaagTCTTTGGGCGGGACTTGGATTGCTTCGATCTCCAGTTGGAAGTCGACAGGTAGAGCATATTGCAGCACAATATATAGATGAGTTACACTCGAGATCATTTCTGGAGGATTTTGAGGACTTTGGCCACATTTACTATTTCAAACTACATGATTTGGTGCATGATCTTGCTCTGTATGTTGCAAAAGAGGATCTTCTAGTGGTAAACTTGCGTACTTGCAATATACCTGAGCAAGCAAGGCATTTATCAGTTGTTGAAAATGATTCACTTAACCATGCTTTGTTCCCCAGGTCCAGAAGTGTGAGAACTATACTGTCATGCCTTGAATTTAAATCACTCCCACAAAcattctaa
- the LOC100786369 gene encoding putative prefoldin subunit 2 produces the protein MAKAEGGKEPINEQAVANMYAAMRSELNQIYSKITELEMEVSEHTLVTNAIQPLDQSRRCYRMIGGVLVERTIKEVLPAVQRNKEGLEEVVARLNEALEKKKKEISEFEAKYKIRIRKADAEVKDESGRKEGSAQGVLVGPAGGSE, from the coding sequence ATGGCCAAAGCTGAAGGTGGCAAGGAACCAATAAATGAACAAGCAGTAGCAAATATGTATGCTGCAATGAGGTCTGAGCTCAACCAAATTTACTCCAAAATAACTGAACTGGAGATGGAAGTTAGTGAGCACACATTGGTTACCAATGCCATTCAACCACTTGACCAATCTAGACGATGCTATCGTATGATTGGAGGGGTGCTTGTGGAGAGAACCATCAAAGAGGTCTTGCCTGCTGTGCAGCGAAATAAAGAAGGACTCGAAGAGGTTGTGGCAAGGCTTAACGAGGCgttggaaaagaagaaaaaggaaatttcTGAGTTTGAGGCTAAATATAAAATCAGGATAAGGAAGGCTGATGCTGAGGTGAAGGATGAATCTGGTAGGAAGGAAGGGTCTGCTCAGGGGGTTCTTGTGGGTCCTGCAGGTGGAAGTGAATga
- the LOC100816297 gene encoding protein RBL, which produces MNASIIDPLQGDFPEVIEEYLEHGCMKCIAFNRRGTLLAAGCNDGSCVIWDFETRGIAKILRDDECSSPITSICWSKYGHRILVSAADKSLLLWDVMSGKKITRIVLQQTPLQARLHPGSSTPSLCLACPLSCAPMIVDLNTGDTTLLKVSVSETCNGPTPPSRNKCSDGITSFTPTAACFNKYGTLVYVGNSKGEILVIDYKNGDVRAVVPISGGSVVKNIVFSRNGQYLLTNSNDRIIRIYENLLPLKDEVRALDDLSGSHNDLNNIENLKAVGSKCLTLFREFQDSITKVHWKAPCFSGDGEWVVGGSASKGEHKIYIWDRAGHLVKILEGPKEALIDLAWHPVHPIVVSVSLNGLVYIWAKDYTENWSAFAPDFKELEENEEYVEREDEFDLIPETEKVKGPDVDEDEEVDIVTVEKDATFSDSDMSQEELCYLPSTPSHDVPEQQEKCVESSSKLLDSNNTGSPLSEEAGPNGHMMNHASSPLEDDAGRMKRKRKPSEKVLELQAEKVKKPSKSSKSEKPKSKSLADQDNGNGFHGGGLYDE; this is translated from the exons ATGAACGCCTCCATCATTG ATCCATTGCAGGGCGATTTCCCAGAAGTGATAGAGGAGTATTTGGAACATGGCTGTATGAAATGCATTGCCTTCAATCGCCGTGGCACCCTTCTTGCTG CTGGATGCAATGATGGAAGTTGTGTTATTTGGGATTTTGAAACCCGAGGCATTGCTAAAATTCTGCGTGATGATGAATGTTCTTCTCCCATAACCAGCATTTGCTGGTCAAAGTATGGTCATCGAATTCTTGTATCTGCTGCTGATAAATCATTGTTATTGTGGGATGTTATGAGTGGTAAGAAAATAACGCGGATAGTTCTGCAACAAACCCCTCTACAAGCTCGTCTTCATCCAGGATCCTCGACCCCGTCTCTCTGCTTAGCATGTCCTCTTTCATGTGCTCCAATGATTGTTGACCTGAATACAGGAGACACAACTTTACTTAAAGTTTCTGTCTCAGAGACATGCAATGGACCAACCCCTCCTTCACGTAATAAATGTTCTGATGGAATTACCTCCTTCACACCAACTGCTGCTTGTTTTAATAAGTATGGGACTCTGGTTTATGTGGGAAACTCAAAAGGGGAAATTCTTGTCATTGATTACAAAAATGGTGACGTGCGTGCTGTAGTTCCGATCTCTGGTGGTTCTGTTGTAAAGAACATTGTGTTCAGCAGGAATGGGCAGTATCTGCTCACGAATTCAAATGATCGAATAATACGAATCTATGAAAACCTTCTGCCTCTGAAAGATGAAGTCAGAGCCCTTGATGACCTGAGTGGGAGCCACAACGATCTAAATAATATTGAGAATTTGAAGGCTGTTGGATCAAAATGTTTAACTTTATTCCGGGAATTTCAAGATTCCATCACAAAGGTACACTGGAAAGCACCTTGTTTCAGTGGTGATGGTGAGTGGGTAGTTGGTGGTTCTGCTAGCAAAGGTGAGCACAAGATTTACATATGGGATAGAGCTGGACATCTTGTGAAAATCCTGGAAGGACCTAAGGAAGCTCTGATAGATTTAGCATGGCATCCTGTGCATCCTATTGTTGTATCTGTTTCGCTGAATGGTTTAGTTTATATATGGGCAAAAGATTATACTGAGAACTGGAGTGCATTTGCTCCTGATTTCAAGGAGCTTGAGGAAAATGAGGAATATGTAGAGCGTGAAGATGAATTTGATCTGATTCCTGAGACTGAGAAG GTTAAAGGACCTGATGTTGATGAAGATGAGGAAGTTGACATTGTAACCGTGGAGAAAGATGCCACTTTCAGTGATTCTGATATGTCTCAAGAAGAGTTATGTTACTTGCCATCAACCCCTAGTCATGATGTTCCTGAGCAGCAAGAGAAGTGTGTAGAAAGTTCTTCGAAGTTGTTGGACAGCAATAACACTGGATCCCCTCTTTCAGAAGAAGCTGGACCAAATGGACATATGATGAATCATGCATCAAGTCCTCTTGAAG ATGATGCTGGGCGCATGAAAAGAAAGCGGAAACCTTCAGAGAAGGTGTTGGAATTACAAGCAGAAAAAGTTAAGAAACCTTCAAAATCTAGCAAATCGGAAAAACCTAAGAGCAAATCTTTGGCCGATCAAGATAATGGTAACGGTTTTCATGGTGGTGGGCTTTATGATGAATAA